CAGGACAGACACCACCGAGTCAGCAGGGTGGGACACAACCGCACAGAACACACCAGCTGTGGAGGGTAGGAAAAAAACCGTTTCAGTTAGATGGACGTTACAAACGGAACGTTCAGTCCAGGCATTTCCGTCCCTCCAAGGAGGTGATATCAACCCGCACCAATCACATGCAAACCTCTGCATTCAAAAGAACTTTGAAAAGGATCTCTCACCTATGTATCCAGCCACAAAGGTGACCACCAGCTGCTCTGGCTTGGAGCACTCGATTCGTGGCTTGGGCACGACGTATTTGTACAGCATCTCCACCGTGCGTTCGAAGCAGGCAAATTTCATCATGGTGTAGGGAATCTGCCTCAGCCACAGGGGATATACACCCTTATAGAACCTGGAGAGAACATGGCAAGAAGGCCAGAAAAAGGGTGTGTAGATACTTCCTTCTGTGGAGACAAGTCAGGAATGTAACGGTCCCACCCAAGTTCATGAAGTTCATACAACTCTCTAGAGTAGCTTCCACGAGCACACTGCATGATGCCACCTTCCCACCCACCAATCCTTGGAATTTCCTTCTCCCCCCAAACTCCTTATCATCTCAATTCTCTAGTGACGTCTTCCTCTAACAGTACATCCAGGGAACACATAGACTTCACTCATGGAATTATAGGGACAGTGATGATAGGGACTTCATTACTTACTCCAAAGTTTAGAATCATTTAGAAGTGTCCTATGGTTAGGGTGAGTTTGAATAGAAATTATTACcatattttaaaagaatgtcATAGACAAAGAGAAAACGGCTGAGAAAACTGAGATTTGCTGAAATACCAGATAACCGTCTATTGTGaatttgttcagttttgttGCTTGATTAATCAGTGTATCTGTTATCAGCTTTTTAAGAGTTTTCTAATAATCATTCAGGTGACGGCCATTGCATTAGTAAAAATTAGtatggtaacacactcgcctatgaaccagaagacccaggttcaaatcccacttactgtcattgtgtccctgagcaagacactaaaccctaaattgttccggggggggggctgtccctctacatttatgcaggtattccatcattaacagccatttccaactATTAAGAGGCATTTCTTTCAAAACTTAGGACATTTTCTCACGCCCAGAGTCCTTCCTCAGCGTGCATCTTGGGAGCGCATTCTCTCAGGGTGTTGGCGTAGCCTGGCTGGGTCTGGATGCGCACTTTACAGGCCTCCATGGGAGCCAGGGCGATATCAGCAAAGAACTCCGCACTGGCGCTGGCAGCCAGGTACAGGGACGTCCTCCACAGATAGGCGTTTTCCTGTTCACGTTGGGGAGGGCAGGGAATCCAGCAGCACACGTCAACGAGCGTCCAACAGCAGCCAGAAGCTGGTGGCGGGTCCTACTACGAGCTACCGTCCAACTCACCTCTCCCAGCGTGTCAGCATACAGAGACTTGAACAGCTCATAGAAGCCAAACTTGCAGAGGCCTTGCATGGAGTATCCAATGAAGGTGGGGGCCCAGCCTTTACCGAGACCCCGCACGCCGTCCTCTCGCATGGTCACAGAAAAGCCATTGAAGATCGATTTGTACTTGTCCGGGTCGACCTGGacgtatacatatatataaaaaaaaaactttatattaGAGGAATACTTTTGGTGACGCGGTATTTTTACTCATCACTCGCGTGGCGACAACACAAACCTGAATGCGACATTTGATGAGATCAAGGGGGACGACGGCCGTGTGCGTCAGGCCACAGCTCAGAATCCCACCGAAGCCGCAGAGGGCGTAGTACTTACTGGAGCCATACTCACAGCTCACATCCGAGTctgagggaggaaggaaggaaggcgATTACACCGACAAGCACCACGCCATC
The Denticeps clupeoides chromosome 15, fDenClu1.1, whole genome shotgun sequence DNA segment above includes these coding regions:
- the slc25a3a gene encoding solute carrier family 25 member 3a, with translation MNPYSLTQLARANPFGAPLFMPGQSAPERRLAAASDDSDVSCEYGSSKYYALCGFGGILSCGLTHTAVVPLDLIKCRIQVDPDKYKSIFNGFSVTMREDGVRGLGKGWAPTFIGYSMQGLCKFGFYELFKSLYADTLGEENAYLWRTSLYLAASASAEFFADIALAPMEACKVRIQTQPGYANTLRECAPKMHAEEGLWAFYKGVYPLWLRQIPYTMMKFACFERTVEMLYKYVVPKPRIECSKPEQLVVTFVAGYIAGVFCAVVSHPADSVVSVLNKESGSSAVQVLKRLGPRGVWKGLFARIIMIGTLTALQWFIYDSVKVYFRLPRPPPPEMPESLRRKMGLAN